The Streptomyces sp. P9-A4 genome contains a region encoding:
- a CDS encoding allene oxide cyclase barrel-like domain-containing protein has translation MSRSFRRIGVLGVCTAAAVAFGAVAPVAADNGSGFEFTLYAKEVPAPGGASSGPPSKVGETFTFADDLSKTKGGENVGRDGVFCAVVRVSGKTVETNCVGTFELDGGPGGQLTGQALTTFDTSAGVPAAFDLAVTGGTGDFKNARGYIRSTPDGDYQRMDFHINAR, from the coding sequence ATGTCCCGGAGCTTCAGGAGGATCGGTGTGCTCGGCGTCTGCACGGCCGCGGCCGTGGCGTTCGGCGCCGTCGCGCCCGTCGCCGCCGACAACGGCAGTGGGTTCGAGTTCACGCTCTACGCCAAGGAGGTCCCCGCCCCGGGCGGGGCGTCGAGCGGGCCGCCGTCCAAGGTCGGAGAGACCTTCACCTTCGCCGACGACCTCTCCAAGACCAAGGGCGGCGAGAACGTGGGCCGCGACGGGGTGTTCTGCGCCGTGGTCCGCGTGTCCGGGAAGACGGTGGAGACGAACTGCGTCGGCACCTTCGAGCTGGACGGCGGACCGGGCGGGCAGCTGACCGGCCAGGCGCTGACGACCTTCGACACCTCGGCGGGCGTGCCGGCCGCCTTCGACCTGGCCGTCACGGGCGGCACCGGCGACTTCAAGAACGCCCGCGGCTACATCCGTTCGACCCCCGACGGGGACTACCAGCGGATGGACTTCCACATCAACGCGCGGTAG
- a CDS encoding fumarate hydratase: MPEFAYSDLLPLGEDTTPYRLVTSEGVSTFEADGRTFLKVEPEALRTLAAEAIHDIQHFLRPAHLAQLRRIIDDPEASSNDKFVALDLLKNANIAAAGVLPMCQDTGTAIVMGKRGQNVLTPGRDEEALSKGIYDAYTKLNLRYSQMAPVTMWEEKNTGSNLPAQIELYATDGGAYKFLFMAKGGGSANKSFLYQETKAVLNEASMMKFLEEKIRSLGTAACPPYHLAIVVGGTSAEFALKTAKYASAHYLDELPSEGSAETGHGFRDKELEEKVFELTQKIGIGAQFGGKYFCHDVRVVRLPRHGASLPVAIAVSCSADRQAVAKITAEGVFLEQLETDPARFLPETEDSHLDEASDVVKIDLNQPMDDILAELTKYPVKTRLSLNGPLVVARDIAHAKIKERLDAGEEMPQYLKDHPVYYAGPAKTPEGYASGSFGPTTAGRMDSYVEQFQAAGGSKVMLAKGNRSKQVTDACDAHGGFYLGSIGGPAARLAQDCIKKVEVVEYEELGMEAVWKIEVEDFPAFIVVDDKGNDFFQNPAPEPTFTHIPVRGPGLG; the protein is encoded by the coding sequence ATGCCAGAGTTTGCGTACTCCGATCTGCTCCCCCTGGGAGAGGACACCACGCCCTACCGCCTGGTGACCTCCGAAGGTGTCTCCACCTTCGAGGCCGACGGCCGTACGTTCCTCAAGGTCGAGCCGGAGGCGCTGCGCACGCTCGCCGCCGAGGCGATCCACGACATCCAGCACTTCCTGCGCCCGGCGCACCTGGCCCAGCTGCGCCGGATCATCGACGACCCCGAGGCCTCCTCGAACGACAAGTTCGTCGCGCTCGACCTCCTCAAGAACGCGAACATCGCCGCCGCCGGCGTCCTGCCCATGTGCCAGGACACGGGCACCGCGATCGTCATGGGCAAGCGCGGCCAGAACGTGCTGACCCCCGGCCGCGACGAGGAGGCCCTGTCCAAGGGCATCTACGACGCGTACACGAAGCTGAACCTCCGCTACTCGCAGATGGCCCCGGTCACCATGTGGGAGGAGAAGAACACCGGCTCGAACCTGCCCGCGCAGATCGAGCTGTACGCGACGGACGGCGGCGCGTACAAGTTCCTCTTCATGGCCAAGGGCGGCGGCTCCGCCAACAAGTCCTTCCTCTACCAGGAGACCAAGGCGGTCCTCAACGAGGCCTCCATGATGAAGTTCCTGGAGGAGAAGATCCGTTCGCTCGGCACGGCGGCCTGCCCGCCGTACCACCTGGCGATCGTCGTCGGCGGCACGAGCGCCGAGTTCGCGCTCAAGACCGCGAAGTACGCCTCCGCGCACTACCTGGACGAGCTGCCCTCCGAGGGCTCGGCCGAGACCGGCCACGGCTTCCGCGACAAGGAGCTGGAGGAGAAGGTCTTCGAGCTGACGCAGAAGATCGGCATCGGCGCGCAGTTCGGCGGCAAGTACTTCTGCCACGACGTCCGCGTCGTGCGCCTCCCCCGCCACGGCGCCTCGCTGCCCGTCGCCATCGCCGTGTCCTGCTCGGCCGACCGCCAGGCCGTCGCGAAGATCACCGCCGAGGGCGTCTTCCTGGAGCAGCTGGAGACGGACCCGGCGCGCTTCCTGCCGGAGACCGAGGACTCCCACCTCGACGAGGCCTCGGACGTCGTGAAGATCGACCTGAACCAGCCGATGGACGACATCCTCGCCGAGCTGACCAAGTACCCGGTCAAGACCCGGCTGTCCCTCAACGGCCCGCTGGTCGTGGCGCGCGACATCGCGCACGCCAAGATCAAGGAGCGCCTGGACGCGGGCGAGGAGATGCCGCAGTACCTGAAGGACCACCCGGTCTACTACGCGGGCCCGGCGAAGACCCCCGAGGGGTACGCCTCCGGTTCCTTCGGCCCGACGACGGCCGGCCGGATGGACTCGTACGTGGAGCAGTTCCAGGCGGCCGGCGGCTCGAAGGTCATGCTGGCCAAGGGCAACCGGAGCAAGCAGGTCACGGACGCGTGCGACGCGCACGGCGGTTTCTACCTCGGCTCGATCGGCGGCCCGGCGGCGCGGCTCGCGCAGGACTGCATCAAGAAGGTCGAGGTCGTCGAGTACGAGGAGCTCGGCATGGAGGCGGTCTGGAAGATCGAGGTCGAGGACTTCCCGGCGTTCATCGTCGTGGACGACAAGGGCAACGACTTCTTCCAGAACCCGGCGCCGGAGCCGACGTTCACGCACATCCCGGTGCGCGGCCCGGGTCTCGGCTGA
- a CDS encoding DUF1707 SHOCT-like domain-containing protein, with translation MDLEKKPEPEQQPQPQRQASPAESAPAETDFADPQGSLRASDADRDRIADILRDALAEGRLDAEEHSDRIDAVYRAKTVGELEPIVRDLPGARTHQESAPAYAYGPDDAEGPADNLVAIFSSTTRKGRWRVSRRTNAFALFGNVEIDLTEAIFAQRLTTINATSIFGNVEVRVPENISLRGSGSGIFGNFEVVTLEGVDPQAPVVVINGYSVFGNVEARPKRGKWITDLQDRLRKHLGH, from the coding sequence GTGGACCTCGAAAAGAAGCCCGAACCCGAACAGCAGCCGCAGCCGCAGCGGCAGGCGTCGCCCGCCGAATCCGCTCCGGCCGAGACCGACTTCGCCGATCCGCAGGGCTCGCTGCGCGCCTCGGACGCGGACCGGGACCGGATCGCGGACATCCTCAGGGACGCCCTGGCCGAGGGGCGGCTCGACGCCGAGGAGCATTCGGACCGGATCGACGCGGTGTACCGGGCGAAGACCGTCGGGGAGCTGGAGCCGATCGTCCGCGATCTGCCGGGCGCGCGGACCCACCAGGAGTCCGCGCCGGCGTACGCGTACGGGCCGGACGACGCCGAGGGCCCGGCCGACAACCTGGTCGCGATCTTCTCCAGCACCACCCGCAAGGGCCGCTGGCGGGTGAGCCGCCGGACGAACGCCTTCGCGCTCTTCGGGAACGTCGAGATCGACCTGACCGAGGCGATCTTCGCCCAGCGCCTCACCACCATCAACGCGACGTCGATCTTCGGCAACGTGGAGGTGCGCGTCCCGGAGAACATCAGCCTGCGCGGCAGCGGCAGCGGGATCTTCGGCAACTTCGAGGTCGTGACCCTGGAGGGCGTCGACCCGCAGGCCCCGGTCGTCGTCATCAACGGCTACTCGGTCTTCGGGAACGTCGAGGCGAGACCCAAGCGCGGGAAGTGGATCACCGACCTCCAGGACAGGCTGCGCAAGCATCTCGGCCACTGA
- a CDS encoding WhiB family transcriptional regulator — protein MLQPPHQPLQVAAVPPQRAPAREDEAGPWHAEAVCRRDEAGLFFAPSKEPTAARLAREAAAKRVCGRCPVMVECREHALIQPEPYGVWGGLTAAERRVALARRRRREVELRKAAATERIAQAG, from the coding sequence GTGCTGCAACCGCCGCATCAGCCCCTCCAGGTCGCCGCCGTACCCCCTCAGCGCGCCCCTGCCCGGGAGGACGAGGCCGGTCCATGGCACGCGGAGGCGGTGTGCCGCCGGGACGAGGCCGGGCTCTTCTTCGCCCCGTCCAAGGAGCCGACCGCCGCGCGGCTGGCGCGTGAGGCGGCGGCCAAGAGGGTCTGCGGACGCTGCCCCGTGATGGTCGAGTGCCGCGAGCACGCTCTGATCCAGCCCGAGCCGTACGGAGTGTGGGGCGGCCTCACGGCCGCGGAGCGCCGCGTCGCGCTCGCCCGGCGCCGCCGGCGCGAGGTGGAGCTGAGAAAGGCCGCGGCGACGGAGCGGATCGCCCAGGCGGGCTGA
- the glpX gene encoding class II fructose-bisphosphatase codes for MTEQQNLPPELVVSPEAPDRNLALELVRVTEAAAMAAGRWVGRGDKIGADGAAVNAMRTLISTVSMNGVVVIGEGEKDEAPMLFNGERVGDGTGAEVDIAVDPIDGTTLNAKGMPNAIAVLAAADRGTMFDPSAVFYMDKLVTGPEAADFVDINAPVSVNIRRVAKAKNSSPEDITVVILDRPRHEGIVKEIRETGARIKFISDGDVAGSIMAVREGTGVDMLMGVGGTPEGIISACAIKCLGGVIQGKLWPKDEAERQKAIDAGHDLDRVLSTNDLVGGDNVFFVATGITDGELLRGVRYRAETATTQSLVMRSKSGTIRQIDSTHRLSKLRAYSKIDFDRAK; via the coding sequence ATGACCGAGCAGCAGAATCTGCCGCCCGAGCTCGTGGTTTCTCCCGAAGCTCCCGACCGCAACCTCGCCCTCGAACTGGTCCGCGTCACCGAGGCCGCCGCCATGGCCGCCGGCCGCTGGGTCGGCCGCGGCGACAAGATCGGCGCGGACGGCGCGGCGGTCAACGCCATGCGGACCCTGATCTCCACCGTCTCGATGAACGGCGTCGTCGTCATCGGCGAGGGGGAGAAGGACGAAGCGCCCATGCTCTTCAACGGCGAGCGGGTCGGCGACGGCACCGGCGCCGAGGTCGACATCGCCGTCGACCCGATCGACGGCACCACGCTCAACGCCAAGGGCATGCCGAACGCGATCGCCGTGCTGGCCGCCGCCGACCGCGGCACCATGTTCGACCCGTCCGCGGTCTTCTACATGGACAAGCTGGTCACCGGCCCCGAGGCCGCCGACTTCGTCGACATCAACGCCCCCGTCTCGGTCAACATCCGCCGGGTCGCCAAGGCGAAGAACTCCTCGCCCGAGGACATCACGGTCGTCATCCTGGACCGCCCGCGTCACGAGGGCATCGTCAAGGAGATCCGCGAGACCGGCGCCCGGATCAAGTTCATCTCGGACGGCGACGTCGCCGGTTCGATCATGGCCGTCCGCGAGGGCACCGGCGTCGACATGCTCATGGGCGTCGGCGGCACCCCCGAGGGCATCATCTCCGCCTGCGCCATCAAGTGCCTCGGCGGTGTGATCCAGGGCAAGCTGTGGCCGAAGGACGAGGCGGAGCGCCAGAAGGCCATCGACGCGGGTCACGACCTGGACCGCGTGCTCTCCACGAACGACCTGGTCGGCGGGGACAACGTCTTCTTCGTCGCCACCGGCATCACCGACGGCGAGCTGCTGCGCGGCGTGCGCTACCGCGCCGAGACCGCGACCACGCAGTCCCTCGTCATGCGCTCGAAGTCCGGCACGATCCGCCAGATCGACTCCACGCACCGGCTCTCGAAGCTGCGCGCGTACAGCAAGATCGACTTCGACCGGGCGAAGTAG
- a CDS encoding DUF4245 domain-containing protein: MVRVAGMRGRQTVRGMFQSLGVILVAAGVMYLFIPHDESAEPVKAKDYRVELLTAQRAAPYPVLAPEGLGDGWKATVVSYKREKANAWQLGFLSPDTQYVAIHQSTAAPGTFVPEVTQRAKNTGKTETVAGQVWQRWEGPKYDALVRTEDGATTVVTGTASFERLAEMAGSLRSKQA; the protein is encoded by the coding sequence ATGGTGCGCGTGGCAGGTATGCGAGGCAGGCAGACGGTACGCGGGATGTTCCAGTCCCTCGGGGTGATCTTGGTCGCCGCGGGAGTGATGTATCTCTTCATTCCGCACGATGAGAGCGCCGAACCGGTCAAGGCGAAGGACTACCGGGTCGAGCTCCTGACGGCTCAGCGGGCGGCACCGTATCCGGTGCTGGCCCCCGAGGGCCTGGGCGACGGGTGGAAGGCGACGGTCGTCTCGTACAAGCGCGAGAAGGCCAACGCCTGGCAGCTCGGTTTCCTCTCCCCGGACACCCAGTACGTCGCGATCCACCAGTCGACGGCGGCGCCGGGGACCTTCGTGCCCGAGGTCACCCAGCGGGCGAAGAACACCGGGAAGACCGAGACGGTGGCCGGCCAGGTCTGGCAGCGCTGGGAGGGCCCGAAGTACGACGCGCTCGTCCGTACGGAGGACGGGGCGACGACGGTGGTCACCGGAACGGCGTCGTTCGAGCGGCTCGCGGAGATGGCGGGCTCGCTCAGGTCGAAGCAGGCGTGA
- a CDS encoding malonic semialdehyde reductase, with the protein MSLALDPAAQDLLFREARTANTFTDEPVTDEQVQAIYDLVKFGPTAFNQNPLRITLVRSPEARERLVKHMAEGNQPKTATAPLVAILSADNEFHEEIPALLPHFPQAKDMFFSERPVRERSAVLNAALQAAYFIVGIRAAGLAAGPMTGLDFAGLQKEFLDDDHTPLMVVNIGKPGEDAWFPRSPRLSYDEVVTTV; encoded by the coding sequence ATGTCTCTCGCCCTTGACCCCGCCGCCCAGGATCTCCTCTTCCGTGAGGCCCGCACCGCCAACACGTTCACCGACGAGCCGGTGACCGACGAGCAGGTCCAGGCGATCTACGACCTGGTCAAGTTCGGCCCCACCGCCTTCAACCAGAACCCGCTGCGCATCACGCTGGTCCGCTCCCCCGAGGCCCGCGAGCGCCTGGTCAAGCACATGGCCGAGGGCAACCAGCCCAAGACCGCCACGGCCCCGCTCGTCGCGATCCTCTCCGCCGACAACGAGTTCCACGAGGAGATCCCGGCCCTCCTCCCGCACTTCCCGCAGGCCAAGGACATGTTCTTCTCGGAGCGTCCGGTCCGCGAGCGGTCCGCCGTCCTGAACGCCGCCCTCCAGGCCGCGTACTTCATCGTGGGCATCCGCGCCGCCGGCCTGGCCGCGGGCCCGATGACCGGCCTGGACTTCGCCGGTCTCCAGAAGGAGTTCCTGGACGACGACCACACCCCGCTGATGGTCGTCAACATCGGCAAGCCGGGCGAGGACGCCTGGTTCCCGCGTTCCCCGCGCCTGTCCTACGACGAGGTCGTCACCACCGTCTGA
- a CDS encoding exodeoxyribonuclease VII small subunit: protein MAAGTDADAGTGTESGAGTATATAADEAALGYEQARDELIEVVRRLEAGGTSLEESLALWERGEELAKVCRRRLEGARARLDASLAAERATEEAE from the coding sequence ATGGCAGCGGGAACGGACGCGGACGCGGGTACCGGTACGGAATCGGGCGCGGGCACGGCAACGGCCACCGCCGCGGACGAGGCGGCGCTCGGGTACGAGCAGGCGCGGGACGAGCTGATCGAGGTCGTACGGCGGCTCGAAGCGGGCGGAACGTCCCTGGAGGAGTCCCTCGCGCTCTGGGAGCGCGGGGAGGAGCTGGCGAAGGTCTGCCGCCGCCGTCTGGAAGGCGCGCGGGCCCGGCTGGACGCCTCGCTCGCGGCGGAGCGCGCCACCGAGGAGGCCGAATAG
- the xseA gene encoding exodeoxyribonuclease VII large subunit: MALTTSAEAPLPVGEVSRLIGGWIDRLGAIWVEGQITQLSRRPGAGVVFLTLRDPSHDISIGVTCYRQVFDAVADVVSEGARVVVRAKPEWYAPRGQLSLRAVEIKPVGIGELLARLEQLKRSLAAEGLFALDRKKPLPFLPHRIGLVCGRASAAERDVLENARRRWPAVAFEVRNVAVQGVKAVPQVVQAVKELDAHQDVDVIIVARGGGSVEDLLPFSDEQLVRAVADCRTPVVSAIGHEPDSPLLDLVADLRASTPTDAAKKVVPDVGEELDRVRGLRDRALRTVRGLLDREERGLAHALARPVMEHPQRMVEVREDEVAALLARSRRVLGHLLDRADSELSHTRARVRALSPAATMERGYAVLQRVDGTVVRAPEEVAEGEELRARVAEGEFAVRRLAD; this comes from the coding sequence ATGGCTCTGACTACGTCCGCCGAAGCACCGCTTCCCGTCGGTGAGGTCTCCCGGCTGATCGGAGGGTGGATCGACCGGCTCGGGGCGATCTGGGTCGAGGGGCAGATCACCCAGCTCTCGCGCCGCCCCGGCGCCGGGGTCGTCTTCCTGACGCTGCGCGATCCCTCGCACGACATCTCCATCGGCGTCACCTGCTACCGCCAGGTCTTCGACGCCGTCGCGGACGTCGTGTCGGAGGGCGCCCGGGTCGTCGTGCGCGCCAAGCCCGAGTGGTACGCGCCGCGCGGGCAGCTGTCGCTGCGGGCCGTGGAGATCAAGCCGGTCGGCATCGGCGAGCTGCTCGCCCGGCTCGAACAGCTGAAGCGGAGCCTCGCCGCCGAGGGGCTCTTCGCCCTCGACCGGAAGAAGCCGCTCCCCTTCCTGCCGCACCGGATCGGGCTCGTCTGCGGCCGTGCCTCGGCCGCCGAGCGGGACGTCCTGGAGAACGCGCGGCGCCGCTGGCCCGCCGTCGCCTTCGAGGTGCGGAACGTGGCGGTGCAGGGCGTGAAGGCGGTTCCGCAGGTCGTCCAGGCGGTCAAGGAGCTCGACGCCCACCAGGACGTGGACGTGATCATCGTCGCCCGGGGCGGCGGCAGCGTCGAGGACCTGCTGCCGTTCTCGGACGAGCAGCTCGTCCGCGCCGTCGCCGACTGCCGTACGCCGGTGGTCTCGGCCATCGGGCACGAACCCGATTCGCCGCTGCTCGACCTGGTGGCCGATCTGCGCGCCTCGACCCCGACGGACGCCGCCAAGAAGGTCGTCCCGGACGTCGGCGAGGAGCTGGACCGGGTCCGTGGGCTGCGGGACCGCGCCCTGCGGACCGTACGGGGTCTCCTCGACCGGGAGGAGCGCGGACTCGCGCACGCGCTCGCGCGGCCGGTCATGGAGCATCCGCAGCGCATGGTGGAGGTCCGCGAGGACGAGGTGGCCGCACTCCTCGCCCGCAGCCGGCGCGTCCTCGGGCATCTGCTCGACCGGGCGGACTCCGAGCTGTCGCACACGCGGGCGCGGGTCCGCGCGCTGTCGCCCGCGGCGACGATGGAGCGGGGGTACGCGGTGCTCCAGCGGGTGGACGGGACGGTGGTCCGCGCCCCGGAGGAGGTCGCGGAGGGCGAGGAGCTGCGGGCCAGGGTCGCGGAGGGCGAGTTCGCGGTCCGGCGCTTGGCCGACTGA
- a CDS encoding APC family permease encodes MAEESQVTARGEDAEHTGLRRNLGFRDLVVYGLLFIAPMAPVGVFGTLDAKSRGAVALVYLVATVAMAFTAFSYAQMVRVAPQAGSVFTYASKGLGEGPGFIAGWMAMLDYLLIPAVAYLFAGIAMEALVPEVDRWVWTGIAVVVTTLLNLWGVRAAARVGFAVLAMEIVVLLVFVVSAVVVLVRDGAQRDWWSPLTGDASFSLSAVLGAVSVAVLSYLGFDAIASFAEEVTGGSAKVARAVLFCLALAGVLFIAQSWLVALLEPVSSAELAADPGKQGSAFYDAVDLSVGGWLHDLVAASKAIGAAFAALAGQAAGGRLLFAMGRDRRLPHVLARTDGGVPRVALLVAATVTMVAAVWAARRDDGLDHLVSVVDVGALTAFVLLHASVVGWFAVRRAEGPPNVLKHIVLPVVGAGILIAVIVEASAAAQVVGVVWLGVGLVVLAVQGTTRTPRTTRRG; translated from the coding sequence TCGACGGAACCTCGGGTTCCGCGACCTGGTCGTCTACGGACTGCTCTTCATCGCCCCGATGGCGCCCGTGGGCGTCTTCGGCACGCTCGACGCCAAGTCCCGCGGCGCGGTCGCACTGGTGTACCTCGTGGCCACCGTCGCCATGGCGTTCACGGCGTTCAGCTACGCGCAGATGGTCCGGGTCGCACCACAGGCCGGATCCGTCTTCACGTACGCGAGCAAGGGCCTCGGAGAAGGGCCGGGATTCATCGCCGGCTGGATGGCGATGCTCGACTACCTGCTCATCCCGGCCGTCGCGTACCTCTTCGCGGGCATCGCCATGGAGGCGCTCGTCCCCGAGGTGGACCGGTGGGTGTGGACGGGGATCGCCGTCGTCGTCACCACGCTCCTCAACCTGTGGGGCGTACGGGCCGCCGCGCGCGTCGGCTTCGCGGTGCTCGCGATGGAGATCGTCGTCCTGCTCGTCTTCGTCGTCTCGGCCGTGGTGGTGCTCGTACGGGACGGGGCACAGCGCGACTGGTGGTCGCCGCTCACCGGCGACGCGTCCTTCTCGCTCTCGGCCGTCCTCGGCGCCGTGTCGGTGGCCGTGCTCTCCTACCTGGGCTTCGACGCCATCGCCTCCTTCGCCGAGGAGGTCACCGGCGGCTCGGCGAAGGTGGCGCGGGCGGTGCTGTTCTGCCTGGCCCTCGCGGGCGTCCTGTTCATCGCCCAGTCCTGGCTGGTCGCCCTCCTCGAACCGGTCTCCTCCGCCGAACTCGCGGCGGACCCCGGCAAGCAGGGCTCGGCCTTCTACGACGCGGTCGACCTCTCGGTCGGCGGCTGGCTGCACGACCTCGTGGCCGCCTCCAAGGCGATCGGCGCTGCCTTCGCCGCGCTCGCCGGACAGGCGGCCGGCGGCCGGCTGCTCTTCGCGATGGGCCGCGACCGGCGCCTGCCGCACGTGCTCGCCCGGACGGACGGGGGCGTGCCGCGGGTGGCGCTCCTCGTGGCGGCGACGGTCACGATGGTCGCGGCGGTGTGGGCGGCCCGGCGGGACGACGGCCTCGACCACCTGGTGTCGGTCGTCGACGTCGGCGCGCTGACCGCCTTCGTCCTGCTGCACGCGAGCGTGGTGGGCTGGTTCGCGGTACGGAGGGCGGAGGGCCCGCCGAACGTGCTCAAGCACATCGTCCTCCCGGTGGTCGGCGCGGGAATCCTGATCGCGGTCATCGTGGAGGCCTCGGCGGCGGCGCAGGTGGTGGGCGTGGTGTGGCTGGGGGTCGGACTCGTCGTCCTGGCCGTACAGGGCACGACGCGGACGCCACGGACGACGCGGCGGGGCTGA